The Chitinophagales bacterium genome contains the following window.
CAATGCGAAGCAGGAAAAGTGGATAGCCGGTGAAATACGTGTGATGGTATGCACCAACGCTTTCGGAATGGGTATTGATAAGCCTGATGTACGTTGCGTTATCCATGTGGACCTGCCGGAAAACATTGAGATGTATTATCAGGAGTCGGGTCGGGCAGGCCGGGATGGGAAAAAGTCATATGCCGTTTTGCTCTATAATCTGGCAGACCGTACAGCAGTGGAGAAACGCATGACCTCCCTCTTTCCTTCCGAGGAGGAAGTAAGACGCGTGTATAGCGCTGTGTGCAGCTATCTGCAGGTGGCCGAAGGAGCGGGCAAGGGGGAGAGCTATGATTTTGATATTCTGGATTTCTGCAAGCGCTTCCGGCTGGATGTGCTCAAGACGCATCATGCGCTGCACCTGCTGGAGCAAAGCGGTCATCTCTCGCTCAGTGATGCTGTATCCATCCCATCGCGCATCCGCATTATTGTGGGGCGTGAGGAGCTGTATAAATTTCAGGTGTCTAATGCTGCTGCCGATCCCATTGTGAAACTTCTGCTGCGCACCCACATCGGAGTGTTTGATGAAATGGTGTATACCTATGAGGCAGAAATAGCTTCCCGTCTGCATATCAGCAAAGAAGAAGTGGTGCGCACACTGACGCTGCTTGACCAGCTGAAGCTGGCTGCCTACGAGCGTTCCAAAGACAAACCGCAGCTCACCTTTCTTGAGGCGCGGGTGGATGCACGCTATCTTCCGCTGGATGGCAGGTTTATCCGTAAAAGAAAAAAGCATTATGAGGAACAGCTCCGCGCTATGCTGCAATATGCATTGAATAACACCCGGTGCCGCAGTCAATATGTGTTAGACTACTTTGGTGAAACCGACAATCAGCGCTGTGGTATATGCGATATCTGTCTGGAACGCAACAAACTGGGGTTGACGGACCTGGAACTGGAAGACATAACCGCTGCGGTAAAAGACATACTGCTCAGCCAGCCGTGCACCATGGATGAGCTGGTAGGACGTGTACGCTATTATGCCGGAGAGAAGGTTATTTATGCAGTACGCTGGCTGCTGGATAAAGGACAGGTAGGGCATGAAAACAACCAATTAATCTGGCAGGGGTGAAATCCGTAATCTTTACCGTCATCAACGATATTACCCATGACCGCAGAATGCACCGCATCTGCTCTTCTCTGGCGCGGCATGGTTGGCGTGTGACGTTGGTGGGAAGGCTGTTGCCTGATTCGGTGCCTCTGCATAACTATCCGTTTCAGACCGAGCGTCTGGCCTGCTTCTTCCGCAGAGGTAAGTTATTTTACCTGGAATATAATTGCCGTTTGTTTGTGAAACTGTTGTTTACCTCCGCAGATGTATTTGCAGCGGTGGATCTGGACACCATCATTCCCTGTTTTATAGTGGCTGCACTTAAAGGGAAAAAGAAGATGCTGGATGCGCACGAATATTTTCAGGAAGTGCCGGAGGTAACCGGTAGGCCATTTACGAAAAAGATATGGGAGCTTGTCGGGCGATGGTTTATCCCACGGGCTGATGTGGCTATTACGGTAAGTGAAAGCCTCGCTGAGGAGTTTTACCGCCTTTACGGTAAACGCTTTACAGTGATCCGCAATGTGCCTTTACGGGATGAAGCTCAGGAGGCAGCCACCTCAGGGGGGGAGGGGAGATTCATGCTATATCAGGGCGCCCTCAATGCCGGGCGGGGTCTTGAGCAGCTCCTTTTGGCCATGAGGCATTTGGATATACCGCTAAAGATTGCAGGTGAAGGTGACCTTTCGGAGCAGTTGCGCAGCCAGGCAAAGGCTCTGGGGGTAGATACAAAGGTGGAGTTTTTAGGTAAGGTTGCGCCTGATAAGCTCCGGGCACTTACCCGGCAGGCATGGCTGGGTCTCAATCTTCTGGAAAACAATAGCCTGAGTTACTACTATTCTCTTGCAAACAAGTTTTTTGATTACCTCAGCTGTGGAGTACCTTCGTTGACCATGAACTTTCCCGAATACCGCAGGATAAATAACCGCTACATGGTAAGCCTGTTGTTGAATGAGCCGACTCCCGAGGGCATAGTGCAGGCAGTGAGGCAACTGGAAAGCAATCCTGCGCTTTATGACAAATTGCAAAGCAATGCTCTGTTGGCAAGCAAGGAATATCACTGGGAAAAGGAGGAACAAAAGCTTCTAGCTGTCATGGAGCAGGTGTAACGGATTGCCTCCGTCAGTACGGAGTGCTGTTGCTATATTTCTACCAGTATATAGGCTCAGACCCCAGGTAGCGCTCAATAAGCGGGTGATAATAGTCGTAAAGTTCTGATAAGTTGAGTGGTCTGTGAGGTGGGGTATAGAGGTCAAACTGGTTGAAATAGCGTACCCACTGCTTGTAAATTTTATCTTTCATATTTTCCAGATGACCATAGGCCCCACCGGAATGCCAGGGGTAAAAAGAGTGATAGCGGATGGAAACCATCGCTATTTCAGGTAGGCGGTTGCCCGGGTGGTTTTTCAGCACCTGATACAAATACTCGTCATGGCCCCAGGTCAGTTGCAGGTTTTCCAGGCCGCATTGGGGTTCATACATGCCTGTTTCTGTATTGTAGCGCGGGTCCTGCATATCCGGATTCAGGACATTGAACTCCGGAAAGATACACGTATCTGGGAGGCGACATCCTACTACGAACACCTCCCCGACAATGCCCCATTGTGCGTTCACGCTGGTGCCGTCTTCATCGCATCCCCAGAGGTACATTACTTTACCCAGGTCATGGATGAGGGCCACCACCTGCATCCAATCGGGCTGACCCGATAGTCTGGCGCCTTCGGCTGACTGCAGCATGTGCTGTAAGTTGGTGAGTTGCAGTTCAGGGTCTGTGGCGTCTACAAGCGTGTGTAAACTTTCCAGGGCCTCACGGATGGTCATGGGCCTGCTGAAAGTGAGATACTTCTTTTTCATGCGGGTTACATAGTCTACTGTCTGATTGCTGCGCATTTTGCGATAATGCGCACGGATGGCCGGGTTTTGTTGTGCCCTATACATTACTTCCTCCCGCCATACTGATGATATGCCCATCTGTTGAAATTTTTTTTAAAATAGGCAAAGGGTACCGCCAGGGGAATGACCTAAATCACCCTGCAGATTTTTTTCTTCTTACTTTCTATAGCGGCTTTCTTCAGGAGAGGTTCTTCACCTCAGCAACGAGATTCTGGAGAGAGCTTTTGGCGTCACCGAAGAGCATCCGGGTTTTGGGATGAAAGAAGAGCTCGTTTTCAATGCCGGCATAGCCCTTACCCATGCTGCGTTTGAGAACGATGATATTCTTAGCCTCCCACACTTCCAGCACAGGCATTCCGTATATGGGGCTTGACGGATCATTTTTGGCAGCCGGATTCACCACATCATTGGCACCGATAACCAGCACTACATCTGTTGATTTAAATTGCGGATTGGCATCTTCCATTTCCAGCAGCTTGGGATAGGGTACGTCTGCTTCAGCCAGCAGCACATTCATGTGTCCGGGCATTCTGCCGGCTACCGGATGAATAGCATAAAAAACCTCCACGTTTTTTTCTTCCAGCAGCTTGTCCAGTTCATGGCATACATGCTGTGCCTGTGCTACAGCCAGACCGTAGCCCGGCACAACGGCCACTTTCTGTGCGTAGCTGAGAAGTATAGCTGCATCACTGACCGATATTTCTTTTATTGTACCATGAGAACCCTGTTTATCTCCGGCTGTATTGCCACCAAAAGAGCCGATAATTACATTCATCAGAGAGCGGTTCATGGCTTTGCACATCAACACCGTAAGAATCGTACCGGCTGAACCAACCAGAATGCCCCCTGTCAGCATGGCCTGATTGCTGTAAAGAAACCCTCCGAAGGCTGCTGCCATACCGGTGAAGGAGTTGAGCAGAGATATTACCACGGGCATGTCAGCTCCGCCAATGGGCATAACAAACAACACCCCATAAATGAGCGAAACTCCCAGAATAATGTAGAGAAAAACCGGAGAGGGGGGCTGCTGCAGTATGAATGTCACCCCGAGCACTGCGAGAGCGCCCAGTAGAATAAGATTGATAATCTGGTTGAAAGGCAATCCTTTGTCACCGATTTTTTCTTCCAGCTTGCCATAGGCAATCATGCTGCCGGAGAAAGAAACACTTCCGATAATCAGCCCCAGAATCATTACGGTAGCAAGTCCCGGAGAGGGGGTAGTGCCCTGGTGTAGGACGTGGTTAAACTCTACAAAGGAAATCACGGCAGCGCAGGCGCCCCCCATACCGTTAAAGAAGGAAACCATCTGGGGCATGGCAGTCATCTTTACTTTTTTTGCCATCAGATAGCCGATGATTGTTCCGGCTATCATACCTCCGAAAATCCAGACATAGTTACCCAGCTTCTGATTGTTGGCATCTTCATAAAGGAAGATGGTGGCAAAAATGGCAAGAAACATTCCTGCCGCAGCAATCGCGTTCCCCCTGCGGGCGGATTCGGGATTGCTGAGCATCTTAAGTCCTAAAATAAATGTGATGGATGCCAGGAGGTAACTCAGTTCCAACAAGGGGGCCGACATAATACTTTCAATCTGTTAGTGAGATAATATATTGATACACACTAAACCACAGCGCGCGGACATATAACAACAGGTCCCCTTTTTTGCAATAAATCTATCGTGCATGGGTGTTTACTTTTTCTTTTCTTTCTTTTTAAACATTTCCAGCATGCGGTCAGTGACTACAAAGCCTCCAACCACATTGAGTGTACCCAGAATAACGGCAAGAAAACCCAGTATCAATGCGGTGTAATTTTCAGGCTCAGCCTGCCCCATGACGATGATGGCGCCTATGATGACTACTCCGTGAATGGCATTCGCTCCGGACATGAGCGGAGTATGCAGAATTGCCGGAACGTTGGAGATGACCTCAACCCCCAGAAAGACAGAAAGTATGATGATGAAGATAAATTCGCGGTGCTGATAAAAAAGCTCCAGTAGCTGCTCCATGGGTTAAACTTTCTCCAGATAATTTTTTTTCACGCGCTCACTGATGAGTTCACCAGCATGGGTAACACACGTATCGCGTATGATGTCATCGTCAAAATGCAGGTGCAGCTTACCTTCTTTATCAATTATCAGTTTCAGGAAGTTCAGCACATTTTTGCCAAACATTTTGCTGGCGTCTGTGGGCATGGTAGCCGGCAGATTGGAGTTGCCTATTATAGTAACTCCATGACGAACGATGGTTTGATTGTTTTCGGTAAGCTCGCAGTTGCCACCGGAGGAAGCAGCCAGGTCCACAATCACCGAACCCGGCATCATGGCGGCAACGGTTTCTTGGGTGACCAGCAGGGGGGCCTTTTTGCCGGGTATCTGAGCTGTACAAATAATCACGTTGGCCTTAAGTGCATGTGCATGAATAAGCTGCTTTTGTTTCTGTTTGAATTCTTCGGTTTGTTCTACGGCATACCCTCCTGCGGAGGCATCATCGCGTGCGCCTTCTACTTTAATAAACTTTGCTCCGAGGCTTTTTACTTCCTCTTCAGCAGCTGCGCGGACATCAAAGGCTTCTACCACAGCCCCCAGCTTGCGGGAAGTGGCAATAGCCTGCAGACCGGCCACTCCGGCTCCGAGCACCAGCACCTTGGATGGTGGAATGCTTCCGGCTGCGGTCATGAACATGGGGAAAAAGCGCGGAGCATGGTAAGCTGCAGTAATCACTGCTTTGTAGCCGGCAACAGTTGCCATGGATGACAAAATATCCATGGCCTGCGCCCGTGTGGTGCGCGGAATCATATCCAGGCTGAAGGAAGTAATCTTTTTGGCCAGAAACTTATCTACCAGCGGGCGGTTGACCAGTGGCTGAAAAATGCTGATCCACACCTGCCCTTCACGCAGTGCCTCTATATCATCTGGCTGAGGCGGATGAATGCCTATCACGACATCAGATTCCCGGAGCAGGACACTACGGGCAACTGTTTTTGCACCGGCCTGCGTGTAGCTCTCATCATCCGCAAATGCCGCTGCACCGGCCTGCTGTTCGGTAAGCACCTGCACCTGCATTTTCACCAGCGTCTGTACAGCCTCCGGTAATAGAGCAACACGCTGCTCTCCGGCCGACTCCTTTAGTATGCCTATCGTCATAATTCGTGGGCAAAACTATAAAAATATGGTAAACACTTTCTGTTTTTTACCAACGGTTTGACTTTATTCTTCAATTCATTATGTTTGAATGAAACAAAAACTCTTTTTTATGAAACGCATAAAATCCATGGACGACTATCAACAGCAGTATGCGGCAAGCGTACGCGATCCGGAAGGATTCTGGGCTGCTGTGGCCGGGGATTTTGTATGGCGAAAAAAGTGGAATAAAGTGCTGGAATGGGATTTCACTACGCCTGAAGTGAAATGGTTTATTGATGCAAAACTGAATATTACGGAGAATTGCCTGGACCGCCACCTGCCGGCTCGGGGAGATAAAGTGGCTATACTGTGGGAGCCGAATAATCCCGAAGAGGAATGTGTGCGCCTCACCTATCGTGCATTGCATGAACGGGTATGCAGGATGGCAGATATGCTCAGGAGAAACGGCATACGAAAGGGCGACCGGGTTTGTATCTATTTGCCTATGGTGCCGGAACTGGCAATTGCTGTTTTGGCCTGTGCCCGTATTGGTGCCATTCATTCGGTAGTGTTTGCCGGCTTTTCGGCACGCTCCCTCAGCGACCGTATTGAAGATGCTGCTGCCGTGATGGTGCTTACCGCTGACGGGGGGTATCGCGGTGCTAAAACCATTGGACTCAAAGAAATTGTTGACGAAGCGCTAAAAACCTGCACTACGGTTAAAAAAGTGATTGTTCTGAGGCGCACCGGCCAGCAAGTGGATATGCAAGCCGGGCGTGATGTGTGGTGGCATGATGAATGGGAAAAGGCTTCACCTGCCGCTGAACCTGAAGTAATGGATGCCGAAGATACTTTATTCATTTTATACACTTCCGGGTCAACAGGGAAGCCCAAGGGCATTCAGCACACCTGTGCGGGCTATATGGTGTACACCGCATATAGCTTTTTGAATGTATTCCAGTACGAAGAAGACGACTTGTACTGGTGTACGGCAGACATTGGCTGGATTACCGGTCACTCCTATATCATCTATGGACCTTTGTTGGCAGGGGCTACTACAGTAATGTTTGAAGGTATTCCAACCTGGCCTGATGCGGGGCGTTTCTGGCAGATTGTGGAGAAGCATAAAATACACATCATTTATACGGCTCCTACCGCTATTCGCTCCCTGATGGCTTACGGCACCAAATATGTTACCCGCTACGACCTGAGTTCGCTGAAGGTGTTGGGTACTGTAGGGGAGCCCATCAATGAAGAAGCCTGGGAATGGTATCACAAATATGTAGGAGGAGGGAGGTGTCCCATTGTGGACACGTGGTGGCAAACCGAAACCGGGGGCATATTGATTTCCCCGCTGGCGGGCATCACTCCTCTGAAACCGTGTTATGCTACCTTACCTCTGCCCGGAGTGCAGCCTTGCCTGGTAGATGAAAAAGGGAATGAACTGGAAGGTAAGGCGGAGGGTAGACTGTGCATTCGGTTTCCCTGGCCTTCCATGGCACGCAGCATCTGGGGCAATCATCAGCGCTTCTATGATACTTACTTTTCTTCTTTTAAAGGCAAATATTTTACCGGTGACGGGTGCAGGCGCGATGCAGACGGCTATTACCGCATTACCGGAAGAGTTGATGACATCATAATTGTTTCAGGACATAATCTGGGTACGGCTGAAATTGAAAATGCCATGGATGAACATCCCGCAGTGCTGGAAACGGCTATCGTGGGATATCCTCACCCCATCAAAGGCAATGGTATCTATGCTTTTGTTATTCCGGCTCAGGAAATCAAAGACCCCGATAAGCTCAAAGAAGAGCTGCGCGAATATGTATCCAAAACCATCGGGCCCATAGCTAAACCGGATAAAATACAGTTCGTGAAAGGTTTGCCCAAAACCCGCTCCGGAAAAATCATGCGCAGAATATTGCGTAAAGTGGCCGAAGGCAACATCACTGACCTGGGCGACACCTCAACGCTGTTAGACCCCACGGTGGTTGACGAAATAAAAGCCGGCATGACAACTGCCGGATAAACCATGCAGACGGAATACCGGTGCAACAGGTCATACCCCATCATCAAACTGCAGCTCTCTCATTTCTGGCTGAGGAAAATTTTCTGCACATGCGTTTCTCCTCCCACAGCAAACGTCAGCAAATACAATCCCGATGAAAGCGGAGGCAGCACCGTTTGTATTTGATGCAGTCCGTTTGCTGCCTGGGGGGTTTGCTGTTGCCACATCTGCCTTCCCATCCGGTCAATAAGAGTAAGGGTAAGCGCACTGGCAGTTTGCAGGTGGAAACGTATATGCAGATGGTTTGCCTCAAGGGTTACCTGCAAACTTTCAGGCATTGTACGCTCAATGCTCGTGTGCAGACCAAAGTCACCAATCGGAAAAATTGCCATATCAATATTCAGTCCCCAGGAAGTGATCGTAGTGCCGTCATTAAAGGGGTGCCAGTTGCCGAGGCTATCCCTTTCCCAGGCCAGCTGTTTTCCTGAATAGCAGCCGTCTTTGGTTGAAAGCAGTCCAACATAATTACCTCCGGAGACACCACTTACATCCAGCGCGACAAAAAAAGTATCGGGCAGCAAAACAGGAGATGGTAAAGGAAGTACTGTCAGCCGGTTGGATGTATCAATGGCTGTTGCAGGAAAGCTATCAGTAATGGCAAGCAGTGTGCCGGGGGCACCGGTGAGCATGTCGGCAGCAAACACCATTCCCCGGATAACCGCAAAAGAATCCGTGAGTATTTTTTCTCCAAACCAGTAGGCAATGGCTGTCAGGGTAGCCGGATTATATGCTGTGGCATATTTCTGCGCTTTAACAGGCAGGTTCAGGTCGCTGTTGCCGCAAATAAAGCCTGCGAATTGCGACTGGGGCGTATAGACATACGTAACCAGATCAGGTACTTCACCGACAGGCTGAATGTTTTTTCTCGCACAGGTATCGGCAAAGGAAGCCGGGCGTAGCGTATCGGCAGCATGCGTTATCATAGGCAATATCAGGCACAATATGAGAATATGCATGATTAATGGATTTCAGGATGAAGTTAATTTTTATTTTGAGGCGGACATACCGTGGAGTAGTTCACTGATTTCAGTAACGAGCATCAAAAGCCGGGTAAAATTAATTTTAACCGCATGAAAATCATTGGCGAACATCTTCGTCTGGCTGCTGATTATCTCGGATACAGGCTTACTGCCAAAACCCGCTATGGCATACATTCTCCCTTTATTTTTTCGCTGATGAATGAGGTGTTTTATGACAAGCAGAAATATCCGGCTTTTGAACAGATAGATCGGCTCCGGGAGCGGTTGCTCAAGGACACCACGGTGTTGCCCACAAAGGAAGCGGGAGCGCATTCAAAAACATTATCCGCACAGCGAACGGTGCAAGATATCACGCGCATTACTGCAGTGCCTCCGAAGTATGGGCAGCTGCTTTTTCGGCTGGTTAAATACTTTAAGCCGCATGCCATACTGGAATTGGGAACGGGTCCTGGAATAAGCACTCTCTACATGGCTATGGCTGCACCGCAGGCAACATGTATTACCCTGGAAGGAGATCCCATGCTGGCGGAGCTGGCACGGAAAAATTTTGCCGATTTCAATTTGCCGGGTCTCACCGTCAGAGAAGGTCTTTTGCAGGAAACCCTTCCGGAGGCCCTGCACATGCTGAATAAGGTTCAATTTGTGTTCATTGATGCAGACCATCGTAAAGAAAGCCTCCTTGCAAACCTGAAGCAGTGCCTTCCATTTCTTGATACGGTAAGCGTGGTGGTGCTGGATGACATAAACTGGTCGGTTGACATGAAAGAGGCATGGAAAGAAATAATATCCCTGCCGGAGGTGATTATCTCCATAGATATTTTCAGAATGGGCATTTTATGTTTCAGGCCCGGTATACCCAAACAGCATTTCAAAATTCTTTACTGAATTAGTTGAAACGAATGGCCTTGACCGGGCTGACGGAGCCTGCAAAAAGAGAAGGTGCAATCAGTGCAAGCAGACAAATGACGAAGGTTCCGGCATTAATCCCGATTATGGTCAACCAGTTGATATCAACCGGAGCAACCGACACATAGTAGGAAGCTTCCGGCAAACGCACTACCTGAAAATATTTCTGAATAAAACACAAGGCGAGTCCGATAGAATTACCTGCCAGCAAACCGATACCAAGAATATAAGCGGCTTTATAGAGGAAAATTTTCTGTATCATGAGGTTATCGGCACCCATGGTTTTTAGAATGCCGATCATATTGGTGCGCTCCAGAATGAGAATAAGCAGGCACGTGATCATATTAATAACCGCCACCACAACCATGAGAATCAGAATAATCAGTTCGTTCATATTTTGCAGTTCCAGCCAGTCAAAGATGTTAGGATAAATTTCGCGTATAGTTTGCGCTGTGAGGTCGGGACCTAATACGTTGTAATAGATGTAATCCGCGGAGGCATCCATTTTTCCGGGGTCGTGCAAATACACTTCAAAACCACTGACCAGATCTTCGCTCCAGTCGTTGAGCTTCTGAATCTGTCGGATGTCAACCAGAGCATAATATTTATCATACTCTTCAAGCCCGGAGTTGTATATTCCGCTAATGACAAAGCGTCTCAGGCGAGGCGGGGTTTGGATAAAATATACATGCACGACATCACCGGTATCCAGATTCAGGCGGGAGGCTGTCTGAGAAGAAATAAGAATATTGCGTGACATGGCCGAATCCGCGGTGCTGAAAATTGTGCCGCGCACGAGGTATTTTTTGAAAAAATCCCATTCAAAATCATTGCCTACGCCCTTTAAAATGATGCCCTCAATCTGGTTTTCGGTTTTTATGATACCGGCTTTGTTGGCAAAAACCTGAATGTGCCGAACATTGTCAAGGGTATCAATCCAGTCATAAAACGGCTGATGTCTGGTAATTGGATTTTCTTCAAACGATTGTCCGAAGCCATATCGGGTAATATGAATATGCCCCCAGAACCCATATACTTTTGTACTGATTTCTTTCTGAAAACCGCTTACAAGTGCTGTGGCTATCAGCATCACGGCCAGGCTGATGGCAACGGCAGCTACCGCTATAGAAATGATAAAGCGTGAAAACGATCCGGGTGCGTTAAAAAGTAGTTTTCCGGCAATAAAGCGTTCGGCATACATGTTGAAGGCCAAAAATCGGTTAAATGTTGCTTATGCAGGTAGCTTTTTAACAGCCAGTGTTTAGTTTCGCTGATTAAGATAGAGAAAGAAATGAAAGTATTGACCGGAATATTATGTATCTGCTTCACCAGCTGTCTTGTTGGTCAAACAACTGGCGGCAGCATGAGTCCAGGAGAACAATCCCTTGTCATCGGGGCAAATCGGTTGAGCATGTATCTGGGCGAGCTGAAAGGCAGGAACGTAGGGCTGGTGGTCAATCATTCTTCGCTGGTGGAGGGGCCGCAGGGACCTGTGCATCTGGTAGATACCCTGCTGCGTCTGGGAATCCACGTGCGCAAAATTTTTGCTCCCGAGCATGGATTCCGCGGTGATGCTGATGCCGGAGAAAAAATAAAAGGAGGCACCGATAAGGAAACCGGTTTGCCGATACTATCGCTATATGGCAGTCATAAGAAGCCTTTGCCTGCCGATTTAAGCGATCTGGATGTGCTCGTTTTTGATATTCAGGATGTAGGCGCACGCTTCTACACCTACATAAGTACCCTGCATTATGTGATGGAGGCCTGTGCGGAAAACAATAAAACCCTCATTGTGCTGGACCGTCCTAATCCGAATGGTTTTTATGTGGACGGCCCCGTGCTGGATACGGCTTACCGTTCATTTGTGGGCATGCATCCGGTGCCTGTTGTGCACGGGATGACTGTTGGAGAATATGCCCGCATGATAAATGGCGAAAAATGGCTGGATGGCGGCCTCCAGTGCAGGCTAATGGTAGTGCCCTGCCTGAACTACACGCACGCTCTTCTTTATCCATTAAAAATAAAGCCCTCCCCCAATCTGCCCAACATGATAGCCGTGTATCTGTATCCTTCATTATGCTTTTTTGAGGGTACCATAGTCAGCGTAGGCAGAGGAACGGATTTCCCTTTTCAGGTCATTGGTCATCCTCAGTATGCTGGCCGGGCATTTAGTTTTACTCCTCAAAGCAGAGAAGGCGCCAAAAATCCGCCCTACAAAGGAATAGTGTGTTATGGTATTGATCTCCGGAATATCAAGGTCAATTATTTCGCCCAGCGCAAATCACTGGACCTGAGCTGGCTGATTGAGTTTTATCAGAAATTTCCAGATAAAGACAATTTTTTTAATGCTTTCTTCACCAAGCTAGCCGGCACCACCGAACTGGAACAGCAGATAAAAGCCGGCAAAAGCGAAGCTGAAATCAGAGAAAGCTGGCAGCCGCAACTGCAGGAGTTTAAAGCCATCAGAAAAAAATATTTGTTATACGAGGATTTTGAGTAAGACTATGCGGATTGTGTTTATGGGTACACCGGAGTTTGCCGTGCCCTCGCTTGCTCAACTTCTGCAGGCAGGTTATGACATCAGGGCGGTGGTCACAGCACCGGATAAGCCGGCAGGCAGGGGGCTTAGAGTGTCTGAATCTGCGGTAAAAAAATTTTCCCTTCAACATCAGCTGCGCGTTATTCAGCCTCTCCGATTGCGTGATGAGCAGTTTCTTAAAGAGCTGACGTCTCTTCAACCAGACCTACAGGTTGTTGTGGCATTTCGCATGCTCCCCGAGCCGGTGTGGAGTTTTCCTCCGCTGGGCACCATCAACCTGCATGCTTCGCTGCTTCCCGATTACAGGGGCGCAGCTCCTATCAACTGGGCAATCATAAACGGTGAAAAAGAAACCGGATTAACTACCTTTTTTATCGAAAAAGAGATTGACACCGGCCGCATTATTTTTCAGCAAAGAATGTCTATTGGAGAGGAGGAAACCGCAGGCGAACTGCATGACAGGATGAAAATTGCGGGAGCCGGGCTGGTACTCAAAACTGTGCAGGCTATTGAACGGGGAGAGGCTCCGGCTGTGCCGCAGGATCCCGCTCTGGCTATCCACCAGGCTCCTAAGCTTACCCGTGAAATGTGTCGCATAGAATGGACCAGGTCGGCAAACACAGTATTTAATCATATCAGAGGTCTTTCACCGTATCCGGGCGCCTGGACCTTATTGGACGGGAAGATTTTTAAAATTCTCAGAGCACAAAAACAGCATGTGGCGCACGCTCATCCTCCGGGCTTGTTTTTATTTCAGGACCACGAACTACGGGTAGCCGTGCCCGATGGGTATATTCTTCCTCTGGAAGTGCAACTGGAAGGGAAAAAGCGCTTGCCCGTGGGCGAATTTCTCAAAGGCTATATCAGGCAGTAAATAAATGTTTTCACCTTAAGAATCTTCAGGCGGATCTGACATGCAGTAGTTGCAAAAAAAACAATTTAAAT
Protein-coding sequences here:
- a CDS encoding ATP-dependent DNA helicase RecQ produces the protein MEPSLKQNTDIQASAALEVLLRYWGHRAFRPLQEEIITSVLSGQDTLALLPTGGGKSVCYQVPALMREGMCIVISPLIALMKDQVANLHKKGIRAVAVYAGMSRREIDQALNNCMYGAYKFLYLSPERLATDIVRMRLERMPVTLLAVDEAHCISQWGYDFRPPYLRIAEIRPLLKDVPVLALTATATRQVREDICAKLAFRDYKVFQASFERKNIAYVVRYEENKLQKIQHILHKVRGSAIVYARNRKKTREIASFLSRQGIAADYYHAGLPMHLRNAKQEKWIAGEIRVMVCTNAFGMGIDKPDVRCVIHVDLPENIEMYYQESGRAGRDGKKSYAVLLYNLADRTAVEKRMTSLFPSEEEVRRVYSAVCSYLQVAEGAGKGESYDFDILDFCKRFRLDVLKTHHALHLLEQSGHLSLSDAVSIPSRIRIIVGREELYKFQVSNAAADPIVKLLLRTHIGVFDEMVYTYEAEIASRLHISKEEVVRTLTLLDQLKLAAYERSKDKPQLTFLEARVDARYLPLDGRFIRKRKKHYEEQLRAMLQYALNNTRCRSQYVLDYFGETDNQRCGICDICLERNKLGLTDLELEDITAAVKDILLSQPCTMDELVGRVRYYAGEKVIYAVRWLLDKGQVGHENNQLIWQG
- a CDS encoding glycosyl transferase, translated to MKSVIFTVINDITHDRRMHRICSSLARHGWRVTLVGRLLPDSVPLHNYPFQTERLACFFRRGKLFYLEYNCRLFVKLLFTSADVFAAVDLDTIIPCFIVAALKGKKKMLDAHEYFQEVPEVTGRPFTKKIWELVGRWFIPRADVAITVSESLAEEFYRLYGKRFTVIRNVPLRDEAQEAATSGGEGRFMLYQGALNAGRGLEQLLLAMRHLDIPLKIAGEGDLSEQLRSQAKALGVDTKVEFLGKVAPDKLRALTRQAWLGLNLLENNSLSYYYSLANKFFDYLSCGVPSLTMNFPEYRRINNRYMVSLLLNEPTPEGIVQAVRQLESNPALYDKLQSNALLASKEYHWEKEEQKLLAVMEQV
- the pntB gene encoding NAD(P) transhydrogenase subunit beta gives rise to the protein MSAPLLELSYLLASITFILGLKMLSNPESARRGNAIAAAGMFLAIFATIFLYEDANNQKLGNYVWIFGGMIAGTIIGYLMAKKVKMTAMPQMVSFFNGMGGACAAVISFVEFNHVLHQGTTPSPGLATVMILGLIIGSVSFSGSMIAYGKLEEKIGDKGLPFNQIINLILLGALAVLGVTFILQQPPSPVFLYIILGVSLIYGVLFVMPIGGADMPVVISLLNSFTGMAAAFGGFLYSNQAMLTGGILVGSAGTILTVLMCKAMNRSLMNVIIGSFGGNTAGDKQGSHGTIKEISVSDAAILLSYAQKVAVVPGYGLAVAQAQHVCHELDKLLEEKNVEVFYAIHPVAGRMPGHMNVLLAEADVPYPKLLEMEDANPQFKSTDVVLVIGANDVVNPAAKNDPSSPIYGMPVLEVWEAKNIIVLKRSMGKGYAGIENELFFHPKTRMLFGDAKSSLQNLVAEVKNLS
- the pntAb gene encoding NAD(P) transhydrogenase subunit alpha PntAb, whose amino-acid sequence is MEQLLELFYQHREFIFIIILSVFLGVEVISNVPAILHTPLMSGANAIHGVVIIGAIIVMGQAEPENYTALILGFLAVILGTLNVVGGFVVTDRMLEMFKKKEKKK
- the pntA gene encoding NAD(P) transhydrogenase subunit alpha — translated: MTIGILKESAGEQRVALLPEAVQTLVKMQVQVLTEQQAGAAAFADDESYTQAGAKTVARSVLLRESDVVIGIHPPQPDDIEALREGQVWISIFQPLVNRPLVDKFLAKKITSFSLDMIPRTTRAQAMDILSSMATVAGYKAVITAAYHAPRFFPMFMTAAGSIPPSKVLVLGAGVAGLQAIATSRKLGAVVEAFDVRAAAEEEVKSLGAKFIKVEGARDDASAGGYAVEQTEEFKQKQKQLIHAHALKANVIICTAQIPGKKAPLLVTQETVAAMMPGSVIVDLAASSGGNCELTENNQTIVRHGVTIIGNSNLPATMPTDASKMFGKNVLNFLKLIIDKEGKLHLHFDDDIIRDTCVTHAGELISERVKKNYLEKV